A portion of the Zootoca vivipara chromosome 6, rZooViv1.1, whole genome shotgun sequence genome contains these proteins:
- the RPA2 gene encoding replication protein A 32 kDa subunit, translated as MWLGGAGGYDNSYGGSGYTQSPGGFASPSATQGERKSRSRSQNIVPCTVSQLLSAEQVDDAFRVRDVELSQVIIVGIIRQAEKAPTNILYKVDDMTAAPMDVRQWVDADEAGSENVVVPPQTYVKVLGHLRSFQNKKSLVAFKILPLEDMNEFTTHLLEVVNAHMILRKGNMPMSMKMPQPLGLMGMGNTSSYGGNGALPVSGLTAHQTQILNLIKSSTSAEGISLQDLQSQLRSINLPTLKKAVEFLSSEGHIYSTIDDEHFKSTDAD; from the exons ATGTGGCTCGGCGGTGCCG GTGGCTATGACAATAGTTATGGTGGTAGTGGATATACACAATCACCTGGAGGGTTTGCATCACCTTCAGCAACCCAAGGTGAAAGAAAATCG AGGTCAAGATCACAAAATATTGTTCCCTGTACAGTGTCACAGTTACTTTCTGCTGAACAGGTAGATGATGCTTTCAGGGTCCGAGATGTTGAGCTTTCGCAG GTCATTATTGTTGGCAtaatcaggcaagcagaaaaagCACCAACAAACATTCTCTACAAAGTGGATGACATGACCGCAGCCCCGATGGATGTCAGGCAGTGGGTCGACGCAGAT GAGGCAGGTAGTGAGAATGTTGTGGTGCCTCCTCAAACCTATGTGAAAGTTCTAGGCCATCTGCGATCTTTCCAG AACAAGAAGAGCCTGGTTGCATTCAAGATCCTGCCACTTGAAGATATGAACGAATTTACCACACACCTGCTTGAAGTCGTAAATGCCCATATGATCCTCAGAAAAGGCAACATG CCAATGTCAATGAAGATGCCGCAACCACTTGGTTTGATGGGGATGGGCAACACGTCAAGTTATGGAGGAAATGGTGCCTTGCCAGTGAGTGGGCTCACAGCACACCAGACTCAG ATTCTGAATTTGATTAAAAGCTCCACATCTGCTGAGGGGATAAGTCTTCAGGATCTGCAGTCCCAGTTGCGTAGTATTAATCTGCCAACACTGAA GAAAGCTGTTGAATTTCTTAGCAGCGAGGGACATATCTATTCCACTATCGATGATGAGCACTTTAAATCTACAGATGCCGATTAA